TTTAACTTGTTATGAGGGCAACCTAAAGCCTATCCATTTGGCCTATATGTGTTGATTGCTATCTCGCGCTTTTGATGAAATAAATTCTAATTCTTAAATATCGATAACAGAACTCGTATTAAAGCGGAAGCCAATGCAAGTACAGTGCCACCAGAAGTTTCATCTCTTTTTAGTTATGAATACTATAAAAATCCAAGAAATGTAAATGCGAATAATTCGCGCTTATTATCATCGCTATGGGAAGAAATTGCAAGTTTTTGCATTTCAGTGTAATGAGCAATGGAGGGTTTAGTTCCAGAATGGGCAAAGATAATTAATTCTAAGATGCATCCCTATGGTTATTCATTTTCAAGACGGTAAAGCTGGCTTAACGGCGGGTTGCTGCCACCCTCCAGCCAATGCCTTAAACAAGTCAGCAACTGCTGTACGTTGGGCACGCTCTGCATCTATACGGTTCAGTTCTGCTTGCAGGTAATTTCGCTCAACATCCAGAAATTCCAAGCGGCTGGAAATGCCTACTTTATATCGCAATTCCGCTTGCTTATGCGCTTTCGAAAGTGCCCTGCTGCGGGAGCTTTCGACTGTTAGGGTCTGGCGCGCAGATTCTTGTGCGAACAAAGCATTGCGCACATCGGCGAAAGCGCTGGCGACTGCCTGCTTATATTGAGCTAACGCCTGATCACGGCGAGATTCTGCTAACTTTACGCCAAACTTAATGCGACCAGCATTAAAAATTGGTTGACCAATACCAGCGGCGAACTGAAAAATACCCGCCGGTCCCGAAAATAGATTAGAGAGTGAGATACTTTCACTACCAAGATAGGAGGTTAAACTAATTGTAGGGAAGAATTGCGCGCGCGCTGCACCGATACGTGCATTCATTGCTATTAATTTTTGTTCTGCTTCTTGTAGATCTGGTCTGCGCAGTAATAATTCAGCCGGTAACCCATCTGGTACCCAAACATTAGTAAGCATGGGTTTGCCACGCTCTAATTTGCCATTCATCACGTTGCGCGGTGAGCGGCCCAGTAACAGCGCGAGACTTGCTTCTTGTTGGTCACGAGCTTTAGTAATGGAGATAAGTTGTGATTGTGCAGTGTCAGCATCGGCCTCAGATTGGTGAAGCTCATATTCTGAAATAACTCCTACCTCGTGACGTTTTTTATCTAAGACGAGCCTTTCCTGACGTCCGGCTAATACTCGGCGTATAGCAGACTCTTGGGCATCAGCCGACAGCAAAGCAAAATATTGCTGCGCCACCTGTGCCGTTAGTGATAAGCGTACAGCATTGATGTTAGATTGGGTCGCAAATAGATCTGCACGTGAAGCTTCGCTGAGGCGGCGGAATTTTCCCCATAAATCCAGCTCGTAGCTGGCATCCAGGGTAACGCGCGAGAATTCCAAGATACGTACTGGAGGTATAAAAAACCCGGGGTTGATACTTCTTTTGGTGCGTGATTGAGCTCCATTGGCGTTGAGTTTTGGATACTGATCTGATTCGGTTATTCCAAGTTGGGCACGCGCTTCTAATATTCGTGCAGTGGCAACTTGGGCATCCACATTATGAGTAAGTGCTTCATCTTCGATCTTATCGAGGACTGGATCGGCATATAAGCTCCACCAGCGTTCCCCCGCAGCATTTACTGGTTTGTCTGTAGCAGGGCTGATAGCGCTTGGCTGGCTTACCCAATGTTCAGGCAAATCCATTTCCGGACGTTGGTAGTTTGGCCCAGCGGCGCATGCAGCTAGTAGCAAACCACTAAACAGAAGCACGAGCGATGTTCTGGCTTTCGTGAGATAGTTATTTGTGCAATGTTTCATATTAATAGATTGCGTAATTTTTGGGTTACGCATGATCGTCTTCCTGATGCCGGCGTGGATGACCGGGGAAGATGCGACGAATGACAACAAAAAATACCGGCACTAAAAATACCGCCAGAACCGTTGCTGCTACCATTCCTCCCATCACACTAGTGCCAATGGCTTGGCGACCATTAGCTCCTGCGCCTGTGGAAATAGCCAAGGGCAGTACGCCTAAAATAAAGGCGATCGATGTCATTAATATGGGACGGAATCTTAATCGGCAAGCTTCCAGCGTAGCATCAAACAGACTGTAGCCACGCTCCTGCAGATCTCGCGCAAATTCAATAATCAAGATCGCATTTTTAGACGAAAGACCGATGATAACAATTAGTCCTACCTTGAAATAAACATCGTTTGGCATGCCTCGCAACGTCACGGCTAGTAATGCGCCAAGGATGCCGATGGGCACTACCAGTAGCACTGCCACTGGAATTGACCAGCTCTCATAAAGCGCTGCCAAGCACAAAAATACGGCAACTAATGAAAGGCCAAAGAGTAATATTGCCTGGCTGCCAGACAAGCGTTCCTCATAAGAGGTTCCAGACCATTCAAAACCAAAACCTGGTGGTAATTGGCTAGCCACTTGCTCCATCGCTGCTATTGCATCGCCACTGCTCCGACCGGGAGCGGGTCCCCCGGAAATTTTCATTGATGGCAGGCCGTTGTAACGATCCAGCTTCGGCGACCCAACATCCCAGCGCGGAGAAGCAAATTCGGACAGGGGTACCATTGCGCCCTGAGCATTTCGTACAGGCAAGCGCAATATTTCCTCAGGTGATGTGCCTACGCTGGACTCTGCTTGCATTTGGACCCGCAAAATACGGCCTGCACGCACGAAGTCGTTGATATAGGCAACGCCTAGTGCCGATTGCAGGGTTTCATTCAAATCAGCTAAATCAATGCCTAGGGCACGCGCTTTTAATCGGTCAATATCCAGCCGCAATTGTGGCCCTGCTTCTTGTCCTTCTGGCCGTACGCCTACTAATGCTGGATTTTGACCGGCTAGGCCTAATGCCATATTACGCGCTTCTAGTAGTTTTTCACGTCCCTGACCCGAGCGGTCCTGCAAGCGAAAATCGAATCCGCCCACAGCGGCTAACTCCGGAATGGGTGGTACGTTAATGGAAAAAATCATGGCTTGTTTGATGCGAAACAACGTCATGTTGGCGCGTTGGACTAGAGAAGAAGCAGAGTTTGCTGGCGCAGGACGTGCATCCCAGCCCTTAAGCCGAACGAAAGCAATAGCAGCATTCTGGCCACGACCAAAGAATGAAAAACCAGCCACGCCTATAACGTGTTCAACCTCAGACTGTTTAAGATAAAACTGCTCTACTTGAGTAAGAACCTCGAGCGTACGTTCACTAGTAGAACCTGGTGGCAACTGGATCACGCTAATAAAATAACCTTGATCTTCCTCAGGCAGGAAGCTGGTTGGCAAACGTGAAAATAGTCCCCCCACCGCAATCAGAATGACGGCATAGATAATCAGATAGAACCCGGTCTTTTTCAAAACGTGTCCCACGCCAGATTTGTAACGTTGGGTCGTTCTGCTGAAGAAACGATTAAACCAGCCAAAGAAACCCTTGTCAGGTTTTTTTTCATTTTCCGGTGTGTGTTTCAGCAATGTGGCACACAGCGCTGGCGCTAACGTTAACGCCATCAACATTGAAAAGGCTATAGTCAGTATCAGCGTTACCGAGAATTGACGATAGATGGCGCCGACAGAACCACTAAAGAAAGCCATCGGAATGAATACTGCAATTAGCACCAGAGTGATGGCAATAATGGCATTTATAATCTGCCCCATCGCCTTGCGTGTGGCTTCGCGTGGCGGTAGTCCTTCTTCGGTCATGATGCGTTCGACATTTTCCACTACCACAATGGCGTCATCCACCACAATGCCGATGGCCAACACCATGGCAAATAGTGTCAAAGTGTTAATTGAGTAGCCTATAACGTATAAGCCCACGGTGGCTCCGATGAGAGCAATCGGTACAACGATAGTGGGAATGACAGTGGCACGAAGACTGCCCAGAAATAGATACATAACCAAAAAAACGAGGACCATCGCTTCTGCTAAAGTCTTCACAACTTCCCGGATGGATATTTCAACAAATTGAGAGGTGTCATAAGGCACCACCCAATTGATTCCTTTTGGAAAAAATTTGGCTAGCTCCGTCATCTTGGCTTTGACAGCTTTAGCTGTATTCAGGGCATTGGCGCCTGGTGCTAAGCGAATGGCTATGGCTGAAGACGGTTGACCATCAAGACGAGCGGCCACGGAATAATCTTGTGCCCCTAATTCCACCGATGCTACGTCTTTAATGCGCACTGTGGAGCCATCCGGGTTGGCGCGCACAATGATGTTGCCGAATTCCTCAGGGGATGACAATCTGCCTTGGGTAACGATGACCGCGTTCAATTGTTGGCCAGCCATTGCTGGTAGTTGTCCGAGCTCGCCCATGGCAAGCTGTATGTTCTGCGCTCGTACCGCGCGTGAAACATCGCCTGGGGTCAAGCTGAATGCATGAAGCCGTTCTGGCTGAAGCCATATTCGCATTGAATATTCGGTGCCAAAGAGTATTCCTTCACCGACCCCGGGCACACGGCGGATACTCTCCAGTAGGTTAGCCGCCACATAACTGCCAAGCGCAACGTTATCGTGGCTTTTATCTGGCGAAACAAGTGAGACGAACATCAAGTAATTTCGTGCTGATTTCGCTACAGTTACCCCCAAGCGGCGCACATCCTCTGGCAAACGCGCTTCGGCACGCTTGATGCGGTTTTGGGTTTCGACCGAGGCAATGTCCAGATCAGAGCCAGCTTCAAAGGTTAGTGTGATGGTACCGCGGCCAAGCTCAGAGGACGAATCCATGTAGAGCAAGTGTTCGATGCCGTTCAATTCCTGCTCAATCAAGGCAACGGAGGTTTCTTCAACTATTTGGGCGGAGGCACCAGGATAGCTAAGCGTAATAGCCAGAGCCGGAGGAGCTACAGCCGGATAAGAGGTAACCGGCAAGCTGCGTAGCGCAAGTCCTCCGCCAAGCAGGATTGCTAAGGCGATGACCCAGGCAAAGATGGGACGGTCTATAAAGAAATTAGCTAACACGTCAGCCCTCTATTTTTTCGCGTGGGCTATTGCCACTGGGGTATTTGCATTTGCAGCTTGATTTAAGGGGATGGGCTTCACAATGCTGCCCGGCCGCACTTTTTGCAAGCCGTTGACAATGACCTGTTCACCGCCTTTTAACCCCTCGGTGATGATGAAATCTCCACTCGCCATACTGCCCGTTTTAACCCGCTGAACTGCCACCTTACTCTGGGGATCTACAATCATCACAAATTGTCCCTGTGCATCCGCTAGCAGTGCACGTTGAGGTATTTTGAGGGCGTTGTCGATATTCGCCTCTGGGAAGCGAATACGAACAAACATTCCGGGTAGTAGTTCTTGTTTAGGATTTGGGAATTCTGCCCGGAGTGAAACGCTATTTGTACTGGGATCAACGGCCAAATCTGAGAACAGAAATTTGCCCGATTGGGGGTAGACACTTCCATCTTCAAGAACCAGCTCCACTCCAGCTGACTCGGTTCGCGTCAACTTGCCAGCTTTAATTGCCTGCTGGAGGCGGAGAGTATCCGCACCTGATTGCGTGAAGTTTACATAAAGAGGATGGACTTGCTCGATAGTTGCAAGTAGCGTGGCTTCGTTACGGCCTACAAGTGCCCCTTCGGTAATTTGGGAACGCCCTATGCGACCCGAAATAGGAGCGGGTACACGGGTGTTGTCCAAATCTTCCCGTGCCTTGGAAAAGGCTGCTTCGACCTGTTTGAGCTTGGCTTCTGCCAATTCATATTCTTGCCGGCTCACTGCCTTTGCGTCTAGAAGATATTTATAACGTGCCAATGTCTGACGGGCAACCGCCACATCTGTTTTGGACGCATCATGGGTTGTCTGATAGTTGCGTGAAAAAATCTGATACAGCGAATTTCCCTCTTTAACATTGCTGCCTTCGGTAAATTTTCGTTTTTCAACCACTCCTTCCACTCTCGCTCGTACTTGGGCTGTACGATATGCTTGCAGGCGACCGGGCAAATCTTGAGTGAGAACTACTGAGCTTCGAGTAACAGTGATTACATCGACTTCGGGAGGCGGAGGGGTTGCAGCCGCTGCAGTTTTTGATTGACTGTCACCAGAACCGCAACCTGAAAGCAGTATGGGAAAAAATATGGCCGCACAAGCTGCCTTGCAAACTGACAAGAAAGCGTCTTGTTTCATGTATATCTCCAGTAAATCATTTTCCTCAGTTTAACCAAGTCATCCGTAAAAATAACAATCCTCCTAAACATATTCAGAATAATTTCTGAATGGTTAAGCGCAGGTAGTCACGGACATTTGTTTTGAGCAATCTGCTTCAAACCAGCAAGAGAAAATTCTCCGATATGTTTTGCAATCGCTTCGATTTCTTTGTGGTCATAGCTCAAATTTGGATGCAATCGCTGAATTACTGATTGTCCGTGACGGTAGTACACGCACTGGCCGAAAATACTGAACACACAGCGGCGCAATTCTGCTTCACTGATCTTGTTACCCACGATTTCGCGCACTAGGCTAGCGACAAACTGATGTATCGGTACGATGGCTTCCTGCACGATCTTCCCTAGTACTGGAGTTGGCTCCGCCAGTTCGCGTGCCATGAACTGGCATTGCACTGAGAATTCTTTTTTATCCAGCAGTTGCATCAAAAAATCGTGGATGAAATTAAGTAAACGCACTTGGGCGCAGATGGAGTCTTGATTGATTTTTTTGCACAATGCTAGCAACGGCTCAAAATTCAAGGTGGCAGCGAACAAAGCTTCTTTACTGCTAAAATAATAATTCACCGCTGCAATATTTACTTCTGCATGACGGCAAATTTCACGTACGGTAGCATTTTGAAAACCATTTTCCGAGAAAACCACACGGGCGGCCGCAAGCAAGCGTTCGCGTGTCTGTTCACTCAAGCTAATTTTTGTTTCAGTAATCATGCTGGAGAGGTGCTCAACGATAAAACGCTGGAAGTAATTAGATTCTTATCGGGCGTAACTACGATCAAATTGTTCTCCTCTTAAGAAATAGTTAAACAAGTGTATCAAACGTTTGTTTTGAAGTAAACAGAGTGATATTCATGACGCTAATTTTTTAAAAGTTGATTCATATTAAGACTTGTTGTTTGAAGGTGAACAGCAGCGTTGTTGTGCTGATAGCGAACGATTATGATGTAACTTTCGCTATGGGCTAGACTGATATTTTTTGGACTGGCGAACGATAGGGATGGCAAACTTAAAAAAGTATGGAGGTATTGCGCAGAGGACGATACTTCGAACAAGAGATTGACCGAAGTTTGCGTTCGGTAATATCTGTGCTATAAGTTGTCGGATTGTGATTTGGTAGAGATAAGAGCAGAGTGCAGTCTTACGTTTGCTCACAAGATGAACATGTGCCGGGTAAAGCATTTGACACAGAAATTTGAAAAAAGTCGTTTGTCTGTGCAGTATAAAGCGCGAATGAAATTTACCTCACTCCATGTATATTCCACCATTTACATGTAAGGTCGCGCCGGTTATGTAGGCCGCTCCCGGACCGGCAAGGAATGCTACGGTGGCAGCAATGTCAGCCACTTGCCCCAAGCGTTTTAACGGCACATGTTCAACCAATTTGTCGCGTTGTGGCTGTGATAATGCTTCAGTCATATCCGTAGCGATAAAACCGGGTGCGATGCAATTAACAGTGATGTTTCGACTCCCAATTTCGCAAGCTAGCGATTTGCTGAAACCGATGATGCCAGCCTTGGAGGCCGCGTAATTAGCTTGTCCCGCGTTGCCCATACTGCCTATCACCGAGGAGATATTGATAATGCGGCCATGGCGTGCCTTCATCATGGCTCGCAGTACGGCGCGACTCATTCTGAATACAGATTTCAGGTTGGTGGACATGATGTCATCCCACTCTTCATCGGTCATACGCGCTAGTAAATTGTCGCGAGTAATACCCGCGTTATTTACCAAAATAGAAATTTCACCATATTGCTTTCGAGTATCGCTGATAACCTGATCAATTTGTACGACATCATTGACGTCCAGCGCCATGCCACAGCCTTTGAGACCAGCTGCTGCCAAATATTCACTAATTGCCAGTGCTCCATCTTGGGTAGTTGCAGTGCCGATCACGGTTGCACCCTGCCTGCCTAGTTCCAATACAATTCCTTGCCCGATACCACGACTGGCGCCGGTTATTAATGCGATCTGTCCTTGCAAACTCATTCACCCTCCGGTTGTTTTATGACAATGCTGCCCATGCGGATTTCAAGGCTATGCTATCGTTCAGTGCCAATGCCTGTTGGTTGGTATCAATGCGTTTGTTCAGACCCATCAGCACTTTGCCTGGTGCACATTCCACGTTATGTGTAATAAATTTTTGACTGAAGCATTGCACGATTTCTACCCAACGTACCGGCGAATATAACTGACGTACGAGAGCATCTTTAATAGAGGGTACATCCATATAGCTTTTTACATCGGCATTGTGCAGCACCGGAATGGAGGGGACTTTCATCATCACGTCATTTAATCTCACGCGTAATAATTCCGCCGCACCACGCAATAGACTGCAATGTGATGGTACGCTCATTGGTAGCATCAGCGCGCGTTTCGCACCTTTGACCTTGGCCAACTCCATACCACGTTCTACCGCTGCACGGTGGCCGGCAATTACTACCTGTCCGGGTGTATTGAAATTGACGGCTTCCAATACTTCGTTTTGAGCGGCTTCAATGCACACTTTGAGCACGCTTTCGTCATCCAACCCAAGAATTGCAGCGATGCCCCCTACGCCATCCGGCACGGCTTCTTGCATACATTCAGCTCGATAACGCACCAGTGGCAAAGCATCAGCAAATTGAAGCGCTCCACCTACTACCAGCGCGGTGTATTCGCCGAGGCTGTGACCAGCCAGTAATGCCGGTGTCGGAGCATTCAAGCTTTGCCAGGCGCGATATACCGCCACTCCGGCAGTCAGCATGAGCGGCTGCGTATTTATAGTAGCGTTGAGTTCCGCATCACTGCCTTCCGCAACCAATTTCCACAAGTCTTGGTGCAATATATCGGAAGCTTCGGCAAAGGTATCACGCACTACGGGGAAGTCGGCATAATTGTTCATCATGCCGCGTGATTGCGAGCCTTGCCCTGGAAAAACGAAAGCGAATTTAGTTATAAGCACTTGGAGAATATTATGAGAAGTTACCAGCGCAGTAAAACTGCACCCCAGGTGAAACCACCGCCGACTGCCTCCAGTAGCACATGCTGACCGGACTGAATGCGTCCATCGCGCACTGCGGTGTCGAGCGCTAGTGGAATGGATGCCGCCGACGTATTGCCGTGATGGGCAACGGTCACCACAACTTTGTCCATGCTCAGTCCAAGCTTCTTGGCTGTGGCTTCCATTATGCGAATATTGGCTTGGTGAGGAACGAGCCAATCGATGTCGGTACACTTCATTTTGTTCTCGGCCAAGACCTCTTCCACTACTTCACTTAGTACTTTGACAGCGAACTTAAATACCGCCTGGCCGTCCATTTTAATGTAAGGGTCGCCGAAGATTGCGCCATCACGTATGCCGCCGTCAGCGCTTAATATGTTACGGTGGCTACCGTCGGCGTGCAACTTGGCGGATAGGATGCCCGGCACATCGCTACGCTGCAATACTACCGCGCCTGCCCCATCACCAAACAATACACAGGTAGTACGATCTTCCCAGTTAAGCAAGCGTGATAATGCTTCGGTGCCTACTACTAAGGCATTGCGTGCCTGCCCGCCTCGAATAAATAGATCAGCGGTATTTAACGCGTAAATAAAGCCGCTGCATACAGCCTGTACGTCGAAGGCCGCGCCATTTTTAATGCCCAGCTTGTCTTGCAGGATACACGCAGTACTGGGTAGGATGTTATCCGGTGTAGTCGTAGCGACAATGACCAAATCAATTTCATCTACGCCGATTCCAGCCGCCTCTAGTGCGCGTTGACTGGCATGCACTGCCATATCACTAGCTTGCTCATTTTCAGCAGCAAAATGCCGTTCGACAATGCCGCTGCGGGTGACAATCCAGTCATGCGAAGTATCGACCAGTTTTTCAAGATCGAAGTTAGTTAACACCTTGGTTGGTAGGTAGCTGCCGGTACCGATTATTTTTGAATATATCAGGAAACCTCCCTTGTTTTTTGTTGGCATGCATCATGCCATTTCTCTATGTGCTCGCTAATATGATGCAACATGCCGCCGCGCGCTTCTTCGGCGGCACGTTCAATGGCGCAAAAGAAGGCGAACGCATCGGCAGAGCCATGACTTTTCAGCACGATACCTTTCAGTCCCAATAGGCTGGCACCGTTGTAACGGCGAGGATCAACACGGCGTTTGAATGCCTTAAGTACCGGAGTGGCAAGTAGCCCGGCCAATTTGGTAAATATATTACGGTTAAACTCTTCACGCAGGAAACCACCCAACATTTGCGCCAGTCCCTCTGTTGTTTTTAGTGCAACATTACCGACAAAGCCGTCACAAACTACTACGTCAGTTACTCCCTTGAAAATATCGTTGCCTTCGATATTGCCGTAAAAATTTAAATCGCTTTGCCGCAACAGCTCGCTTGCTTGCTTGACGATTTCATTGCCCTTAATATCTTCACTGCCAATATTGAGCAGACCTACCGTAGGATTATTTTTATGTTCAATAGCATAAACCAGAGCGGTACCCATCAGGGCGAACTGTAATAAATTCTCAGCGTTACAATCCACATTCGCGCCAAGGTCTAGCATACAGACTTGCCCCTTATAAGTGGGCAGAAATGAAGCAATCGCGGGGCGGTCTATGCCAGGCAACATTTTTAGCACATAACGCGCTGTTGCCATCAATGCACCAGTATTTCCGGCACTTACGCAAGCAGACGCCTCGCCATTTTTGACAAGATTAATGGCCACACGCATGGAAGAATCTTTTTTACTACGTAGCACCAATTGGGGGGATTCATCCATGCCGACCACTTCGCTGGCTGCCTGGATACGCAGTCGTGGCTCAATAGACATTTTGGTGATGCGCAACTCAGCTTCGATGGCGTCGGGCAAGCCAACCAATACGATAGTATCGGTTGGATGTTGTTTCAGATATCTCACCGCAGCGGGAATGGTGACGCGCGTTCCGTGGTCGCCACCCATGGCATCAATGGCTATTGTGACATCCACCAGGCGATCCTCTTACGCTTTGCTCAACTTGGATTTGGGATACATGGATGCGTCTGCACCTTTTTATGTGGTGGGTATCCGCTACCGCAAGTGTGTTTAGTCGCCTTTTATTTTGATAACTCTTTTGCCGCGATAATAGCCAGTTGGACTGATGTGGTGACGCAGATGTTGTTCACCAGTAGAGGGTTCAACCGCTAGCGCCGGGCTAACCAGAAAATCGTGCGAGCGGTGCATACCACGCTTGGATGGGGATTTTTTATTCTGTTGGACAGCCATATTAACTCCTTACAAAACCTATAATAAAAAACTACTTGTATTTCAACTCGGACAGTACAGCAAATGGATTTTTATCTATCCGATCTGGCTCTTCCACTACATACCCTTCTTTCACAGGTCGACAAATGCCTACAGGATGTCTTGGTGCAAATGGCAAATTCAGTAAAATCTCTTCCTCAAACAAAGAAAATACGTCCAAATGACTATCAACTAAAATGCTATCTATCTCATCTTCCTCAACAGATAAGTCATCCAAGTCTTTCACCAAAAGTAATTGGGAAAACAGCTTTAATGGATAAATTAAGCCCTGTAAACATCGCTGACACCGCAGTTGGCAAAGTCCGTTCAGTTTCACTTCCAACATTGGTTTGTCATTGCTGTCACGAAAACCGCGCAGGATGTAGCTAATGTCTTCTTTGTGATCGTGTTCAAAACCAGCATCAAGAACAACCAGCTTATCTTGAAGTCGAGGCATTTGAGCCATTGCAATCTCACCGCGTAACTCTCGGTTGTTATTAGCAAAGTCCAAGCTATCAATAAATTGCCGTTCAAACATAAGGCGAGCATGATATATATCTCACCTGTTTTTGTCAAAAAAGCCTATCGATATTAATCGTATTGGCTGTAAATGGACTTAACGTAATGCTTGACGACAAGGTCAGTGTTAGGTGATTCTTTATAGATTACGTTCATATCATTCCGCACAATGCCTGTTTTTCGCTACGCGATAACTCTTTGATCTGTAGTTCGCGCTTTAAGGCAGCGGATTTATCGACGCATGGCTCGACGTGCATTAGTCGTACTGGGCCACGGCCACGAGTATATTTCGCCGCCTCTCCAGCATTATGCGCGGCTAGACGTTTTTCCAGATTGTTGGTGATGCCGCAATACAGAGTACCGTCTGTACAAGAAATGAGGTAGCAAACCCAGCTCATTGTGAATTCCTCAATGCGTTCTTCCACCTTAAGCTTTTACGTTGGGAGAGTGTGTGGAAAGTGGGTGAGGAGTGGGCCTTCGCTGCATCAGTTTGGCTAAGACGAGCATCATTATCAAAATAATCAGCACTGCCGCGTTGCCCCAGCGCACATAGGGTGTACTGCCGGTATAGCCCTGCGCCTGCCCGGTGAGTATGCCTTCCTCATGTTGTGGCAACATCTGCTGTACGCTGCCATCGCGCCTGATGATAGAGGTTACGCCAGTGTTCGTGGCGCGCAGCATCATGCGTCCTGTTTCCAGTGCGCGCATTTGTGCGATTTGGTTGTGCTGCATTGCAGCGTGCGATTTACCATACCAGGCATCGTTGCTGACATTTACCAGCAAGCTTGCCTCCGGCAAGTAACGGATGATTTCTTCGCCGAATACATCCTCATAGCAAATTTGTACGGCAACGCGTTGACCTGCTATGCGCAATACCGGTTGCCGCTCCCCGCCGCGTGCTAAGTCAGACATGGGAATATTCAATACTTCGTTGACGACCCAGCCCAACGCTGGGCGCAATGGGATGAATTCGCCGAAGGGCACCAGATGGT
This genomic interval from Candidatus Nitrotoga sp. AM1P contains the following:
- the plsX gene encoding phosphate acyltransferase PlsX, with protein sequence MDVTIAIDAMGGDHGTRVTIPAAVRYLKQHPTDTIVLVGLPDAIEAELRITKMSIEPRLRIQAASEVVGMDESPQLVLRSKKDSSMRVAINLVKNGEASACVSAGNTGALMATARYVLKMLPGIDRPAIASFLPTYKGQVCMLDLGANVDCNAENLLQFALMGTALVYAIEHKNNPTVGLLNIGSEDIKGNEIVKQASELLRQSDLNFYGNIEGNDIFKGVTDVVVCDGFVGNVALKTTEGLAQMLGGFLREEFNRNIFTKLAGLLATPVLKAFKRRVDPRRYNGASLLGLKGIVLKSHGSADAFAFFCAIERAAEEARGGMLHHISEHIEKWHDACQQKTREVS
- a CDS encoding YceD family protein, with protein sequence MFERQFIDSLDFANNNRELRGEIAMAQMPRLQDKLVVLDAGFEHDHKEDISYILRGFRDSNDKPMLEVKLNGLCQLRCQRCLQGLIYPLKLFSQLLLVKDLDDLSVEEDEIDSILVDSHLDVFSLFEEEILLNLPFAPRHPVGICRPVKEGYVVEEPDRIDKNPFAVLSELKYK
- a CDS encoding beta-ketoacyl-ACP synthase III; translated protein: MPTKNKGGFLIYSKIIGTGSYLPTKVLTNFDLEKLVDTSHDWIVTRSGIVERHFAAENEQASDMAVHASQRALEAAGIGVDEIDLVIVATTTPDNILPSTACILQDKLGIKNGAAFDVQAVCSGFIYALNTADLFIRGGQARNALVVGTEALSRLLNWEDRTTCVLFGDGAGAVVLQRSDVPGILSAKLHADGSHRNILSADGGIRDGAIFGDPYIKMDGQAVFKFAVKVLSEVVEEVLAENKMKCTDIDWLVPHQANIRIMEATAKKLGLSMDKVVVTVAHHGNTSAASIPLALDTAVRDGRIQSGQHVLLEAVGGGFTWGAVLLRW
- the rpmF gene encoding 50S ribosomal protein L32, with translation MAVQQNKKSPSKRGMHRSHDFLVSPALAVEPSTGEQHLRHHISPTGYYRGKRVIKIKGD
- a CDS encoding GIY-YIG nuclease family protein codes for the protein MSWVCYLISCTDGTLYCGITNNLEKRLAAHNAGEAAKYTRGRGPVRLMHVEPCVDKSAALKRELQIKELSRSEKQALCGMI